The Tolypothrix sp. PCC 7712 region GACTGCGCGAAACACGGAAATGTCAACCTTGATGTTGATTCCGGGAACCCTGAAGTTGATTCCGACTGCGCGAAACACCGAAACGTCAACCCTGATGTTGATTCCGGGAACCCTGATGTTGATTCAGTCAAGAATAAAGGAATAAATTACTCAATATTGATGCTACGTTTGCTTACCCTGCTTGCCAAAGTTCATGTAGGATGCGTTAGCGATAGCGTAACGCATCCGCTAAGATTTTTTCAGAAATCAAATCGGATTTTCTATATTTTATTAAGTAACGTACCATATTCGGCGGCGGTGCGTTAGGCGCTAGATTAGTTATTTTGTGGCAAATAATATTTATCATATAGCGTTTCTCAGTCTGGTGAAGTACGAAATTACCCCTCCCCAACCCTCCCCTTGGTAAGGTGCGCGATAGCGCGGGTGGGGTGTATTTCATTTGCTTGGGAATTGCTATATGCGCCTAACACACCCTACAACAAGATTTATTTTTAATTGATAAATAATCTCTTATTTAGAGCTAGATTCAAAATCAGATACAGCACAGGAAAACTCTCTGAAGGCTGTTTTAATTAGCACTTCTTTCATTTCTCTATTTAAAGCAGAATCACGGATCATGTCTGCTAATTCGAGGAATAAAAAGGAAATCATAAAACGGTCTTGGCGGTCAATTTGTTTTAAGCAAGATGAAATAAATTCATAAAGTTCTGTTTTTTTGGGTTTGCTTTCTTCTTCCCAAAGTTGAAAAGCTAACCTGAAGGTTTTTAACCTAATTTCGTTAGTGTTGTAAGACGCGTCTTTGTAGCGAATTGATACGCGTTGGGGCATTTCCATAGTTTTGAATAGCCTGAATAAATATAAATTATTCTTCCATTTTTTATTAGTTAATCCGGAGGAAACAATAATTTTAGATTGGGTTAAAGCCAGTGAAACATAACAAAAAATTGAACTTAGGTTAAGTTACCTTGGAAATGTTTGGTTAACCCAAAAATATTGGGTTCCGTTCCTCAAACCAACCTCCGCAGATTGAAATCAAAATTTGTTTTGGGGTAAAGATTAACGGGTAAAATTTAAAGTGTTTTATTTTGCTTTTTACTTTTTGGTGTGAGAAGTCGCTAAAATCGAAATGTTTACATAATAATTTACGCTTAGTTAGGTTGTGGCTACTGTAACTTGTCCTCGCTGCCATCAACTGGTTGATCATCAGGCTATTACTTGTCCTTATTGTCAGACAACTCTCAAGGCTTACGGACATCCTGGTATTCCGTTGCATCGTGTGAGTGGTGATGGTTATCTGTGCGATACTTGCACCTATCATGCGGATGATACTTGCAATTTTCCTAAACGTCCCTACGCAAAAGATTGTACCCTTTACCAAAATTTGGAGGAGAGTAAGTTGGAGTCACAACAGCAGCTTGCTGAACAGAGTTTTGGTGTGGCTGTCAAAGGTTGGATTAAACGTAATCAGGGCTTGCTGTTGATATTAGGTCTATTATGCATCTGTTTACTGCTGGCGTTGTCAACAGGATAGCAGGGGTGGTAATAATACTCGGTTAAGCGTTTTGAACTCAAAATTGGTTTTGGGGAAAAGGGGAAAGGTTAAAGGGGAAGGGGAAAATACAACACCTTTCCCTCTTTACCTTTACCCTTTTCCCGACTTACAGCAGATTCAATGTTTATGAGGTACAGCAACTAATGGAAAAAAGTAATGAGTAAGAAGTAGTGAGTAATAAGTAAATTTCCTACTCATTACTCATTACTCATTACTCATTACTCATGATGTACCTCAATTACTTCAAAAGTGCTGTATGCAATAAGTCTAATGTTTTGTATGAGGTGCGATCGCGACTATCTTTTTGGCTTCATCTACTGTAATCCGCGCTAGTCCAAATTTTTCAATAATCGCCGCATTTGTGGTTAAGTGGGTACTAATGTTGGATACCCCATATTGGCTTTCTTCTAAGGCTAAGGTAGCTGGTAATAATAATTGATCACCTAAATGTTCATCGACTGGTGCGCCTGTGTGATGAAATTCTAACAATTGGCGACAAGCAATATCTGCAACTTTCTCGGCTGGTAAACGTAACCGCCCAAAGCCACCAAATCCGGTTAAGCTGTGTTTATACTCAGCAGTTAAAAAAACTCCCGCCCCCGGTGCAATTCCTTTTTCTCGCAAGGCTTGAATAGCTGTATTTAAACCAGCTTGATGTAATAAATTTTGGGCGCGATTCGCCATGCGTTGAGAAATATGCGAGGCTAATTCTGTGACTACTGCTAATCCTCTGACTTGCTGTAAGTTACCTCTCTCCAGCAAAGTAATACCGTTAATTTTGCCACTACCATTCACTTTAATATGCATTTCGCCGCCACCTTGGGGATACCATCCCCAAGCGCGTAACTTAGCTGTCGCCTTAACTCCCATGCGGCGCAGCATCGGCAAATATACTTGCTCAATATAGGTCATGGTGGGGCTAAAGGGTACATGAGTCCCACCTTTTAAAATTACTTGGGATTCCGCAGAAGCTAAAGCCAAAGGTAAAAGAACAGTCTGTAATACCAAAGTCATCGCCCCAGCCGATCCGCCTTGCTGTGCGTCGGTGACATCAAAGGTATATTGTCCCGGTTTTACAGAACTACCAGGAATAA contains the following coding sequences:
- a CDS encoding zinc ribbon domain-containing protein — its product is MATVTCPRCHQLVDHQAITCPYCQTTLKAYGHPGIPLHRVSGDGYLCDTCTYHADDTCNFPKRPYAKDCTLYQNLEESKLESQQQLAEQSFGVAVKGWIKRNQGLLLILGLLCICLLLALSTG
- the rtcA gene encoding RNA 3'-terminal phosphate cyclase produces the protein MIDIDGSYGEGGGQVLRTSLSLAAITGESIRIAGIRAKRRRPGLAAQHLTAVRAAARICDAKMHGDTLGSMMLEFIPGSSVKPGQYTFDVTDAQQGGSAGAMTLVLQTVLLPLALASAESQVILKGGTHVPFSPTMTYIEQVYLPMLRRMGVKATAKLRAWGWYPQGGGEMHIKVNGSGKINGITLLERGNLQQVRGLAVVTELASHISQRMANRAQNLLHQAGLNTAIQALREKGIAPGAGVFLTAEYKHSLTGFGGFGRLRLPAEKVADIACRQLLEFHHTGAPVDEHLGDQLLLPATLALEESQYGVSNISTHLTTNAAIIEKFGLARITVDEAKKIVAIAPHTKH